One genomic window of Maribacter aquivivus includes the following:
- a CDS encoding (2Fe-2S)-binding protein codes for MEILLTINGNLRTVNVADENTPLLWVVRDTLDLKGTKFGCGKAACGACTLLVDDDAVRSCSYPVKFAEGKKVTTIEGLGDRENPHPVQQAWIEEIVPQCGYCQPGFMMATAALLIKVPKPTDEDIDNNIINVCRCGTYYRMRKAIHKAATLQAEKVINESKEV; via the coding sequence ATGGAAATTTTATTGACTATAAATGGTAATCTAAGAACTGTTAATGTAGCAGATGAGAATACCCCTTTGCTTTGGGTCGTTAGAGATACTTTAGATCTAAAAGGTACTAAGTTTGGATGTGGAAAAGCGGCTTGTGGAGCATGTACCTTACTTGTAGATGATGACGCTGTGCGTTCTTGTTCTTATCCCGTTAAATTTGCTGAAGGAAAAAAAGTAACCACTATTGAAGGTTTAGGGGATCGAGAGAATCCCCATCCTGTTCAACAGGCATGGATAGAAGAGATTGTACCGCAATGTGGCTATTGTCAACCTGGTTTTATGATGGCAACGGCTGCCTTATTAATTAAAGTGCCTAAACCAACTGATGAAGATATTGATAATAATATTATAAATGTATGTCGCTGCGGCACCTATTATCGAATGCGAAAAGCCATACATAAAGCTGCGACGTTACAAGCCGAGAAGGTAATTAATGAATCTAAAGAGGTGTAA
- the ctlX gene encoding citrulline utilization hydrolase CtlX codes for MQITNTILMIRPVSFRMNEQTAVNNYFMEDIDLKNLEINQKAQEEFDAFVSVLKNKGVNVIVVQDTKEPDTPDSVFPNNWISFHSNGTVGVYPMFAENRRNERREDIFEILEQSGFKINDVVDYTSAEEEGFYLEGTGSILLDRVNKKAYCALSERADEDLFIEFCEDFDFFPVIFTANQSVDGKRLPIYHTNVMMALAEDFVVICSATIDDKKERKNVLDHLKNDGKEIISITEQQMHHFAGNMLQVLGSDDKRYMVMSSAAYHSLSPEQITQIENHCAILHSSLQTIETCGGGSARCMMAEVFLPKS; via the coding sequence ATGCAAATAACAAATACCATACTCATGATTCGTCCGGTGTCGTTTAGAATGAACGAGCAGACCGCTGTCAATAACTATTTTATGGAAGATATTGATTTGAAGAATTTAGAGATAAATCAGAAAGCTCAAGAAGAGTTTGATGCCTTTGTATCCGTATTAAAAAATAAAGGTGTTAATGTTATCGTTGTTCAAGACACTAAAGAACCAGACACTCCAGATAGTGTTTTTCCTAATAACTGGATCTCTTTTCATTCTAACGGAACTGTTGGTGTATATCCGATGTTTGCGGAAAATAGAAGAAATGAAAGAAGAGAAGATATTTTTGAGATATTAGAACAAAGCGGTTTTAAGATTAATGATGTCGTAGATTACACCTCTGCTGAAGAAGAAGGGTTTTATCTTGAGGGTACGGGAAGTATTTTGTTAGATAGGGTAAATAAAAAGGCATATTGCGCATTGTCTGAGCGTGCAGATGAAGATCTATTTATAGAATTCTGTGAAGATTTTGATTTCTTTCCGGTAATATTCACTGCAAATCAGTCAGTTGATGGTAAGCGATTACCTATTTATCATACCAATGTAATGATGGCTTTGGCTGAGGATTTCGTGGTTATTTGTTCAGCTACGATTGATGATAAGAAAGAACGTAAGAATGTCTTAGATCATCTTAAAAACGACGGAAAAGAAATTATATCTATCACTGAGCAACAAATGCATCATTTTGCAGGAAATATGTTGCAAGTTTTAGGGTCTGATGATAAGAGATATATGGTAATGAGCTCTGCTGCGTACCACAGTTTATCGCCAGAGCAAATTACTCAGATAGAAAATCACTGTGCAATTTTACATAGTTCATTACAGACAATTGAAACTTGTGGTGGCGGTAGTGCAAGATGCATGATGGCAGAAGTTTTTCTTCCGAAGAGCTAA
- a CDS encoding dimethylarginine dimethylaminohydrolase family protein, with protein sequence MLQLHIKDEVSQLKAVVLGIAKSSGPTPTIEEAYDPKSVEHIKAGTYPIEADMVAEMEGFRKVFEKYDVKVFRPEVLENCNQIFTRDIAFVIEDKLIKANILPDREQEVEAILHVLDKIDDDNILTPPEDVHVEGGDVMPWNDYIFVGTYTAPDYSSYITARTNKAAVAYLTKQFPSKTVKSFELRKSNTVAQENALHLDCCFQPLGKGKAILHKNGFLVEEEYQWLVDFFGKENVFEIDANEMYHMYSNVFSISPEVVVSERNFTRLNNWLREQGFTVEEIVYAEISKQEGLLRCSTLPLIRA encoded by the coding sequence ATGTTGCAGTTACATATCAAAGATGAAGTTTCACAGTTAAAAGCAGTTGTATTAGGTATAGCTAAGAGTTCTGGACCTACACCAACTATTGAAGAAGCTTATGATCCAAAATCGGTAGAACATATAAAGGCTGGTACATACCCAATTGAGGCAGATATGGTCGCTGAAATGGAAGGTTTTAGAAAAGTGTTCGAGAAATATGATGTTAAGGTCTTTAGACCAGAAGTTCTTGAAAACTGTAATCAAATATTTACTAGAGATATTGCTTTTGTTATTGAAGACAAACTCATCAAAGCAAATATACTACCTGACAGAGAACAAGAAGTAGAAGCAATTTTACATGTTTTAGATAAGATTGATGATGATAATATTTTAACTCCTCCAGAAGACGTTCACGTTGAAGGCGGTGATGTTATGCCATGGAACGATTATATTTTTGTTGGCACCTATACTGCACCTGACTATTCATCTTATATAACGGCGAGAACAAATAAAGCTGCAGTAGCATATTTAACAAAGCAATTTCCAAGTAAAACAGTGAAGTCATTTGAATTAAGAAAGTCTAATACTGTTGCGCAAGAAAATGCATTGCATTTAGATTGCTGTTTTCAACCTTTAGGAAAAGGAAAAGCAATCTTACATAAAAATGGCTTTTTGGTAGAAGAGGAGTACCAATGGTTGGTAGATTTCTTTGGAAAAGAAAATGTCTTCGAAATAGATGCCAATGAAATGTACCATATGTATAGTAATGTGTTTTCTATTTCACCAGAGGTTGTAGTCTCTGAACGTAATTTTACCCGTCTTAATAATTGGCTGCGTGAACAAGGTTTTACAGTAGAAGAAATTGTGTATGCCGAAATTTCAAAGCAAGAAGGGCTTTTACGCTGTAGTACTCTGCCTTTAATAAGAGCTTAA
- a CDS encoding xanthine dehydrogenase family protein molybdopterin-binding subunit, with protein sequence MADKEKDSKKVSRRKFLVKGGLGTIGVVAIGAYLFRSPIRRQILGVVNSLEAPYLDNIDQPMIWFEVTSDNNILLHSPKMEMGQGTFTGIAQMAAEELSVSMNQIRVVHAASSTGNVDSFATGGSTSISGLWKPLRELSAMLRVMLLKEAAFKMNVGVDQLAVVDGVISGNGKTLTYAQAAEGVENWEVPDVPVLKDAKDYKYIGKPIARVDLDAKVYGDPIFGMDAEMPDMLYGAVVRPSKIGSTFVSADTKAAESMPGVVKIVVEEDFVGVVAKSMIEAENSKDAINVTWDSYDNLNTDAIVKMMTVGNGKSSVIQQNGDSFDDQDEVVTLEFRSPIGAHAQIEPNGVVAYVDGDSATIKISTQVVGLTRKEVAKRLDLDVEKVNVIPTYLGGGFGRRLHTPHAVQAAIMSKAVGKPVKYFFSRKEEFQHDMFRPPTHHVIKGKLNTEGYLDGLEHQFVSGDVATDSALIPNALTNFLGADVGAIRGGFIQYTAIPNFKAECWHVALPFATSWWRSLGLLANTFAMESFIDEMALKANKNAVDFRLHQIADEPIDIRLKNVIKVAAEKANYSEEVKDGRAMGFAASIDANTPCAQVAEVSIVDNEIVVHKVTVAMDPGLAVNPDQIRAQCEGCVIMGMSAVLYEQMFVVDGELTPTIYGPYQMALMKNAPKEIDVVLLQGKDTPGAVGEPPLGPIGAAIANAVRRLTGERLTELPLKLSKKA encoded by the coding sequence ATGGCTGATAAAGAAAAAGATTCAAAGAAAGTGTCTAGAAGAAAGTTTTTAGTCAAAGGCGGATTAGGAACTATAGGTGTTGTTGCCATTGGAGCCTACTTATTTAGAAGTCCTATTCGGCGTCAAATTTTAGGTGTGGTTAATTCACTTGAAGCGCCTTATTTAGATAATATAGACCAACCTATGATTTGGTTTGAGGTCACTTCTGATAATAATATTTTGTTACATTCTCCCAAAATGGAAATGGGGCAGGGTACATTTACTGGTATTGCCCAAATGGCTGCTGAAGAATTGTCGGTATCTATGAATCAGATTCGGGTAGTACATGCTGCTTCTTCAACTGGTAATGTAGATAGTTTTGCTACTGGAGGCAGTACTTCTATTTCTGGACTATGGAAACCGTTAAGAGAGCTTTCTGCTATGCTTAGGGTGATGCTTTTAAAAGAAGCTGCTTTTAAGATGAATGTAGGTGTAGATCAGCTTGCTGTCGTAGATGGCGTTATATCCGGCAACGGAAAAACATTGACTTATGCTCAAGCGGCAGAAGGAGTTGAGAATTGGGAAGTGCCAGATGTTCCTGTATTGAAAGATGCTAAAGATTATAAATATATAGGTAAACCAATTGCTAGAGTTGATTTGGATGCGAAAGTATATGGAGATCCAATATTTGGGATGGATGCTGAAATGCCAGATATGCTTTATGGTGCTGTGGTAAGACCTTCAAAAATAGGGTCAACTTTTGTCAGTGCAGATACAAAAGCAGCAGAGAGTATGCCTGGTGTGGTTAAAATTGTGGTAGAAGAAGATTTTGTAGGTGTGGTGGCAAAATCTATGATTGAAGCTGAAAATTCTAAAGATGCTATCAATGTAACTTGGGATAGTTATGATAACCTAAATACCGATGCAATCGTAAAAATGATGACTGTCGGTAACGGAAAGTCTTCGGTGATACAGCAGAACGGAGATTCTTTTGATGATCAAGATGAAGTAGTTACTTTAGAATTTAGAAGTCCTATAGGGGCGCATGCTCAAATTGAACCAAATGGTGTTGTTGCTTATGTTGATGGTGATAGTGCTACTATAAAAATATCGACTCAAGTTGTAGGTCTTACTAGAAAAGAGGTTGCCAAGCGTTTAGATTTAGATGTAGAAAAAGTCAATGTCATTCCCACTTATTTAGGTGGTGGTTTTGGTAGAAGATTACATACACCACATGCTGTTCAGGCTGCTATTATGTCTAAAGCTGTCGGTAAACCTGTGAAGTATTTCTTTAGTAGAAAAGAAGAATTTCAACATGATATGTTTAGACCGCCTACACATCATGTTATTAAAGGAAAATTAAATACGGAAGGTTATTTAGATGGACTAGAACATCAATTCGTGAGTGGCGATGTTGCTACCGATTCTGCTCTAATACCTAATGCGCTTACCAACTTTTTGGGTGCAGATGTTGGTGCTATTCGTGGCGGATTCATTCAATACACTGCTATACCGAATTTTAAAGCGGAGTGCTGGCATGTAGCGTTGCCTTTTGCTACTAGCTGGTGGCGTAGTCTAGGATTGTTAGCCAATACTTTTGCTATGGAAAGTTTTATAGATGAAATGGCGCTAAAAGCGAACAAGAATGCAGTCGATTTTAGATTGCATCAAATAGCAGATGAACCAATTGACATTCGTCTAAAAAATGTAATCAAAGTCGCTGCGGAAAAAGCTAATTATAGTGAAGAAGTAAAAGATGGTCGTGCTATGGGTTTTGCAGCATCAATAGATGCAAATACACCATGCGCGCAGGTAGCAGAGGTTTCTATTGTTGATAATGAGATTGTAGTGCATAAAGTAACGGTTGCCATGGATCCAGGTTTAGCGGTTAATCCTGATCAGATTAGGGCTCAATGCGAAGGTTGTGTAATTATGGGGATGAGTGCCGTACTTTATGAGCAAATGTTTGTGGTAGACGGCGAATTAACTCCAACAATATACGGACCATATCAAATGGCTTTAATGAAGAATGCACCAAAAGAAATTGATGTGGTTTTGCTACAGGGTAAAGATACTCCAGGTGCAGTAGGGGAGCCGCCTCTAGGACCAATTGGTGCCGCTATTGCCAATGCTGTTAGACGCTTAACAGGAGAACGCTTAACTGAGTTGCCTTTAAAGCTTTCGAAGAAGGCTTAA
- a CDS encoding TonB-dependent receptor, with protein MLKKHLNTLITLFFLLIFSGTSYAQTTTKNSIPLRDFLSELEATFDVKFSFADTDVDMVFIEKPSSNSLDNILNELHEATGFSINKLNDRYYTLTKTTTISICGFVFDNFEENNIPGATVEIYESNLSGITDGNGSFSFENVPLNSLVHIKHLGYKPIFIEAKELVKTTECKTIAMALSYQELDEVVVTQFLTTGLKKLNNASIELYPSAFGILPGVSEPDILQTVQALPGIKSVDETVSDINIRGGTNDQNLILWDGIKMYQTGHFFGLISAFNPYVTEKVTIIKNGTSALYSDGISGTLSMRTTQDLPLNFSGGAGFNLISGDVFGVIPIQDNMAVQVSARRSYTDFLNTPTYTKFSEKAFQDTEVNSESEFYFYDFTAKFMYEINPYHKASVSLINMSNNLNYIETANDTLAPNRSNLNQDNFSIGGELQSEWTDDFSSQLSFYYTQYDLDALSISNNDAQQLEQNNLVKESNIKLTTYYKLGNHINWMNGYEFTETGIENTTNVNQPPFASNIKGVIRKHGLFSEIAYSSEDEKLTGFIGGRLNHIENLDTFQEYIFEPRINISYELLPNFKTEILGEYKSQVTNQIIDLEQNFLGIEKRRWILSDGDALPITKSKQGSIGFNYDTNKLYVGIDAFYKEVNGINVYTQGFQNQNQFNGEIGSYAIKGAEFLINTKNNHYSAWFSYTYNKNDYTFDVLAPATFPNNLDVRHAITLAGNYTIGDLKLGVGLNYKSGKPFTQPNENEPINETVFPTEINYEEPNSSRLPEYFRADASANYTLKIGDKTNAIFGVSVLNFTNRRNTLNTYYRLQNDSTIETIERLSLGITPNASIRISF; from the coding sequence ATGCTGAAGAAGCACCTTAATACTCTTATCACCTTATTTTTCTTACTGATTTTCAGTGGGACTAGTTATGCCCAAACCACAACAAAAAATAGCATTCCATTACGCGATTTCTTGTCTGAATTAGAAGCTACGTTTGATGTGAAATTCTCCTTTGCAGATACTGATGTGGATATGGTTTTCATTGAGAAACCTTCATCTAATTCTCTTGACAACATTCTCAACGAACTACATGAAGCAACCGGATTTAGCATTAATAAATTAAACGACCGTTATTACACCTTAACCAAAACTACCACTATTTCTATTTGTGGTTTTGTTTTCGACAATTTTGAAGAAAACAATATTCCTGGTGCCACGGTTGAAATTTATGAATCTAACTTATCTGGCATTACAGATGGTAATGGTTCATTCAGCTTTGAAAATGTCCCCTTAAATTCATTAGTGCATATAAAACACCTTGGCTATAAGCCCATTTTTATTGAAGCGAAAGAACTTGTAAAAACCACCGAGTGCAAAACCATTGCCATGGCACTCAGCTATCAAGAGTTAGATGAAGTCGTTGTCACCCAATTTTTAACGACGGGACTTAAAAAACTTAATAACGCAAGTATCGAATTGTATCCCTCAGCATTCGGAATTCTACCGGGAGTTAGTGAACCCGATATTCTGCAGACTGTACAAGCTTTACCGGGAATTAAAAGTGTTGATGAAACCGTATCTGACATCAACATACGAGGCGGAACAAACGACCAGAATCTTATTCTTTGGGACGGAATAAAAATGTACCAAACCGGACATTTTTTCGGATTAATATCAGCATTCAATCCGTACGTTACAGAAAAAGTAACCATCATCAAAAATGGTACATCTGCCCTATATAGTGACGGTATTAGCGGAACTTTGAGCATGCGTACCACACAAGATTTACCTTTAAATTTCAGTGGAGGAGCTGGATTCAATTTAATTTCTGGAGATGTTTTTGGAGTAATCCCGATTCAAGATAACATGGCAGTACAAGTTTCTGCCCGCCGATCATATACCGATTTCTTAAACACACCCACGTACACTAAATTTTCAGAAAAAGCATTTCAAGATACCGAAGTAAATAGTGAAAGTGAATTCTATTTCTATGATTTCACAGCTAAGTTTATGTATGAAATCAATCCGTACCATAAAGCAAGTGTCAGCTTAATAAATATGAGCAATAATCTTAATTATATTGAAACAGCTAATGATACACTTGCTCCAAACAGAAGTAATTTGAATCAGGATAATTTTTCTATTGGTGGTGAATTACAAAGCGAATGGACAGATGATTTTTCGTCTCAATTAAGTTTCTATTACACGCAATACGACCTAGATGCCCTATCCATATCTAACAATGATGCGCAGCAGTTAGAACAAAATAATCTAGTAAAAGAATCGAATATAAAACTCACCACCTATTACAAATTAGGAAATCATATAAATTGGATGAACGGTTATGAATTTACCGAAACAGGAATTGAAAACACCACCAATGTTAATCAACCACCGTTTGCAAGCAATATAAAAGGCGTAATACGTAAACACGGATTATTCAGTGAAATCGCCTATAGCTCAGAAGATGAGAAATTAACTGGGTTCATTGGAGGTCGATTAAACCATATAGAAAACCTTGATACGTTTCAAGAATACATTTTTGAACCTCGCATTAATATCAGCTATGAGCTACTCCCTAATTTTAAAACTGAGATATTGGGGGAATATAAGAGTCAGGTTACCAATCAGATTATTGACCTAGAACAAAACTTTCTAGGCATAGAGAAAAGAAGATGGATTCTTTCTGACGGTGACGCCCTACCCATCACCAAAAGTAAGCAAGGCTCTATTGGTTTTAATTATGACACCAATAAATTATATGTAGGTATAGATGCTTTTTACAAAGAAGTAAACGGTATAAATGTATACACGCAAGGTTTCCAAAATCAGAATCAATTTAATGGCGAGATTGGCTCATATGCAATTAAGGGCGCAGAATTTTTAATTAACACAAAGAACAACCATTACAGTGCTTGGTTTAGTTACACCTATAATAAAAACGATTATACGTTTGATGTTTTGGCACCGGCTACTTTTCCGAACAATTTAGATGTTAGGCATGCAATCACCCTAGCTGGCAACTATACCATCGGTGATCTTAAATTAGGTGTTGGTTTAAATTACAAATCAGGAAAACCCTTTACACAACCTAACGAGAACGAACCTATTAATGAAACCGTTTTCCCTACCGAAATAAATTACGAAGAGCCCAATAGCAGTAGACTACCCGAATACTTTAGGGCAGATGCTTCAGCAAATTACACCTTAAAAATAGGTGATAAAACGAATGCTATTTTTGGAGTATCGGTATTAAATTTCACCAATAGGCGAAACACATTGAATACCTATTACAGACTACAAAATGATAGCACCATTGAAACTATAGAACGCTTATCATTAGGCATAACTCCTAATGCAAGCATACGTATCAGTTTTTAA
- a CDS encoding SDR family oxidoreductase: MKILLTGANGYIGMRILPQLLEMGHEIVCAVRDETRLSVDKETRQQIDVIEIDFLEEPKENAVPKDIDAAYFLIHSMSSSTQDFDEMEAKTAENFNKYVAETQIKQVIYLSGIVNDNNLSKHLQSRKNVEDILYRGNFKLTVLRAGIIVGSGSSSFEIIRDLCEKLPVMITPKWVLTKTQPIAIRDVIAFLTGVLGNEKTYNDSFDIAGPNVMTYKEMLHRYAEVRGFKNWIWTVPVMTPKLSSYWLYFVTSTSYKLALNLVDSMKIEVVAKDTRLQDILGITPHTYKEAIDLAFKKIEQNLVISSWKDSMISGRFVDNLEKHIQVPKFGVLKDYKQVKISNPEEVLERIWSIGGETGWYYGNWLWKIRGFLDKLSGGVGLRRGRTHAHKIFAGDSLDFWRVLLADKKAKRLLLFAEMKLPGEAWLEFKIDEDNVLHQTATFRPRGLRGRLYWYSIVPLHYFIFGGMIKNIANQKNANQ, from the coding sequence ATGAAAATACTACTTACAGGAGCCAATGGTTATATAGGTATGCGCATACTACCGCAGCTTTTAGAAATGGGGCATGAGATTGTCTGTGCTGTAAGAGATGAAACCAGACTTTCTGTAGATAAAGAGACTAGGCAACAAATAGATGTCATTGAAATTGACTTTCTAGAAGAACCTAAAGAAAATGCAGTACCAAAAGACATTGATGCTGCCTATTTTCTAATTCACTCTATGAGTTCGTCAACACAAGACTTTGATGAAATGGAGGCTAAAACTGCTGAAAACTTCAACAAGTATGTTGCTGAAACTCAAATTAAACAAGTAATTTATTTGAGCGGAATTGTGAATGACAACAACCTTTCCAAACACCTACAATCTAGAAAAAATGTAGAAGATATTTTATATCGAGGTAATTTCAAATTAACGGTACTAAGAGCTGGTATCATTGTAGGATCTGGAAGTTCTTCTTTTGAAATTATTCGTGATTTGTGCGAAAAATTACCTGTGATGATTACGCCGAAATGGGTATTAACAAAAACGCAACCTATTGCCATACGTGATGTCATTGCATTTCTAACAGGTGTATTAGGAAATGAAAAAACGTATAACGACTCTTTCGACATTGCCGGACCCAATGTAATGACCTATAAAGAAATGCTACATAGATATGCAGAAGTTAGAGGATTTAAAAACTGGATATGGACCGTACCAGTTATGACCCCTAAACTATCTTCTTACTGGTTATATTTTGTAACCTCAACCTCATACAAACTAGCTTTGAATCTGGTAGATAGTATGAAGATTGAAGTAGTGGCAAAAGACACACGATTACAAGATATTCTTGGCATTACTCCACACACCTACAAAGAAGCAATTGATTTAGCCTTTAAAAAAATCGAACAAAACTTAGTAATAAGTAGTTGGAAGGATAGTATGATTAGCGGACGATTTGTAGATAATCTTGAAAAGCATATACAAGTCCCCAAATTTGGAGTACTTAAGGATTATAAACAAGTAAAAATTTCAAATCCTGAGGAAGTTTTAGAACGTATTTGGAGCATTGGCGGTGAAACTGGATGGTATTATGGCAATTGGCTATGGAAAATTCGTGGATTTTTGGACAAGCTTTCTGGCGGTGTTGGCTTAAGACGTGGCAGAACGCATGCTCATAAAATATTTGCTGGTGATTCACTAGATTTTTGGCGGGTATTATTAGCCGATAAAAAGGCAAAGAGACTACTGCTATTTGCCGAAATGAAACTACCAGGCGAAGCTTGGTTAGAGTTTAAAATTGATGAAGACAATGTGCTACATCAAACTGCAACCTTTAGACCACGTGGTTTAAGAGGTAGATTATATTGGTACAGCATAGTACCGTTACACTATTTCATTTTTGGTGGCATGATTAAAAATATCGCTAATCAGAAAAATGCTAATCAATAA
- a CDS encoding DUF1648 domain-containing protein produces the protein MNLPKADIKPTKNQLNLLRLGWFIVFLNFILVAIFYIDLPNKIPSHFNFKGEINGYGSKDSIWTFPVLTLIIYFLLNLVIKKVKPSNMNYPVNVSERNAPKLYKMSLQMLVYLSLAISIMLTPILIEIITQAFEVNLGFNFTIITALIVAFVTIAPLYYIFKMYEIPK, from the coding sequence ATGAATTTACCTAAAGCAGATATAAAACCAACTAAAAATCAACTTAACCTCTTACGGCTAGGGTGGTTTATCGTCTTTCTAAATTTTATACTTGTTGCAATTTTTTACATTGATTTACCAAATAAAATTCCCAGTCATTTTAATTTTAAAGGAGAAATTAATGGTTATGGTTCTAAAGATTCTATTTGGACATTTCCTGTGTTGACTTTGATAATTTATTTCTTGCTAAACCTTGTAATAAAAAAGGTAAAACCTAGTAACATGAATTATCCTGTCAATGTATCCGAAAGAAATGCTCCTAAACTTTATAAAATGTCTTTACAGATGTTGGTTTATTTAAGCCTAGCCATATCAATAATGCTAACACCTATACTAATAGAAATTATTACACAAGCTTTCGAAGTAAACTTGGGTTTTAACTTCACCATCATCACCGCACTCATTGTTGCATTTGTAACCATTGCGCCACTTTATTACATTTTTAAAATGTACGAAATACCTAAATAA
- the argS gene encoding arginine--tRNA ligase, whose protein sequence is MNIQEVLSDKVKEAVKSIFDKELPNVEFQPTRKDFEGDVTIVVFPMLRVVKGNPVQIGEQIGAYLQEHVDAVAGFNVIKGFLNIVINDGFYLDFFNSIFSEKNFGFVKESDDAVMVEYSSPNTNKPLHLGHIRNNLLGYSVAEILKASGKKVYKTQIINDRGIHICKSMVAWQKFGNGETPESTGLKGDKLVGNYYVAFDKAYKEQIATLVAEGTDLKVAEKEAPILLEAKEMLLKWEAGDAETVALWKTMNGWVYKGFEVTYKNLGVDFDNLYYESDTYLLGKDVVAEGLKKGVFFKKEDGSVWIDLTEDGLDEKIVLRSDGTAVYMTQDIGTAIQRVKDHPDVNGMVYTVGNEQDYHFKVLFLILQKLGFSWSKKLHHLSYGMVDLPSGKMKSREGTVVDADDLMADMTQTAATISEELGKLEDYNETEKQSLYKMIGLGALKYYILKVDPKKRILFDPEESVDFQGNTGPFIQYTYARIQSILRKAESMAIDISKDAKVTELHGKEKELIKQLQIFPDIIQLAAENYSPALIANYTYDLVKEFNSFYQQVSILGESDDEKKVLRVQLSKKVAEVIQDAFKLLGVEVPERM, encoded by the coding sequence GTGAATATTCAAGAGGTACTATCAGATAAAGTAAAAGAAGCGGTAAAATCTATTTTTGACAAGGAATTGCCAAATGTAGAATTTCAACCTACCCGTAAAGATTTTGAAGGAGATGTCACGATAGTGGTTTTCCCAATGTTGCGCGTGGTAAAGGGGAATCCTGTTCAAATTGGTGAGCAAATTGGTGCTTACTTGCAAGAACATGTAGATGCTGTTGCTGGTTTTAATGTGATTAAAGGATTCTTGAATATCGTTATCAATGATGGTTTCTATTTAGATTTTTTCAATTCGATTTTTTCAGAGAAGAATTTCGGATTTGTAAAAGAGTCTGATGATGCGGTTATGGTAGAATATTCTTCTCCGAATACCAATAAGCCATTGCACCTTGGGCATATTCGTAATAATTTATTAGGATATTCTGTTGCTGAAATTTTAAAGGCATCTGGTAAGAAAGTGTACAAAACTCAGATTATTAATGACCGCGGAATTCATATTTGTAAAAGTATGGTGGCTTGGCAGAAATTCGGAAACGGAGAAACACCTGAATCTACAGGTCTTAAAGGAGATAAGCTAGTCGGTAATTATTATGTGGCTTTTGATAAAGCGTACAAAGAACAAATAGCAACATTAGTAGCTGAAGGTACTGACTTGAAAGTAGCGGAAAAAGAAGCGCCTATTTTGCTAGAAGCTAAAGAAATGCTTTTGAAATGGGAAGCTGGAGATGCCGAAACAGTAGCACTTTGGAAAACCATGAACGGATGGGTGTACAAAGGTTTTGAGGTTACTTACAAGAATTTAGGAGTCGATTTTGATAACCTTTACTATGAAAGTGATACCTACCTTTTAGGTAAAGATGTTGTTGCTGAGGGATTAAAAAAAGGAGTTTTCTTTAAAAAAGAAGATGGTAGTGTTTGGATAGATTTAACCGAAGACGGGCTAGATGAGAAAATTGTTCTTCGTTCAGATGGTACTGCGGTTTACATGACCCAAGATATTGGTACAGCGATACAACGTGTAAAAGACCACCCAGATGTAAATGGTATGGTGTACACTGTTGGTAATGAGCAAGATTACCACTTTAAAGTATTATTCTTAATACTACAGAAACTTGGTTTCTCTTGGTCTAAAAAACTACATCACCTAAGTTATGGTATGGTAGATTTACCTAGCGGAAAAATGAAAAGTAGAGAAGGTACTGTTGTTGATGCCGATGATTTAATGGCTGATATGACCCAAACTGCCGCTACAATTTCTGAAGAGCTAGGTAAGCTTGAAGATTATAATGAAACCGAAAAGCAATCGCTTTATAAAATGATTGGTTTAGGTGCTTTAAAATATTACATATTAAAAGTAGATCCTAAGAAACGAATCTTATTTGACCCTGAAGAGTCGGTAGATTTTCAAGGGAACACTGGTCCGTTTATTCAATACACTTATGCACGTATTCAGTCTATCTTAAGAAAGGCAGAAAGCATGGCTATCGATATTTCTAAGGATGCCAAGGTTACAGAATTACACGGAAAAGAAAAGGAGTTGATTAAGCAACTTCAAATTTTCCCAGATATCATTCAATTAGCTGCGGAGAATTATAGTCCTGCATTGATAGCTAATTATACTTATGATTTGGTAAAAGAATTTAATTCGTTCTACCAGCAAGTTTCCATACTTGGGGAATCTGACGATGAGAAAAAAGTTTTACGTGTTCAGTTATCTAAGAAAGTTGCTGAGGTTATACAAGATGCATTCAAATTATTGGGTGTTGAGGTGCCTGAGCGTATGTAA